In Populus nigra chromosome 1, ddPopNigr1.1, whole genome shotgun sequence, one genomic interval encodes:
- the LOC133692432 gene encoding uncharacterized protein LOC133692432, with product MQTKKRICGRNASRELASPRISRAQKKLSENVQVAEKVSELITSSARKQKCTLPMKNQEPIAATNLNTRYNSVHHKASDASTQCDVVDPEGCNEGAAQCVVQAIFSPAFHISKITGGEIPDGVSNGVGLPSEVSSIYLAMKNSKLECVDEHGQDSMSTDVYMEEEDHEEFDDFDPYLFIKNLPELSSVVPTFRPMLLPKQTRSCPPTTLVLDLDETLVHSTLEPCDDADFTFPVNFNLQQHTVFVRCRPYLRDFMERVSSLFEIIIFTASQSIYAEQLLNVLDPKRRVFRHRVFRESCVFVEGNYLKDLSVLGRDLARVIIIDNSPQAFGFQVDNGIPIESWFDDRADKELLSLLPFLESLVGVEDVRPVIAKKYNLWRKIASAAYPPLNSSRDPFER from the exons ATGCAaactaagaaaagaatttgTGGAAGAAATGCTTCAAGAGAGCTTGCAAGTCCTAGGATTTCAAGAGCTCAGAAGAAACTGTCTGAAAATGTGCAAGTCGCAGAGAAAGTTTCAGAACTAATTACATCTTCAGCTAGAAAGCAGAAAT GCACCCTTCCAATGAAAAATCAGGAGCCTATTGCAGCAACAAATTTGAATACTAGATACAACTCGGTGCATCATAAGGCTTCTGATGCTTCAACTCAATGTGATGTGGTGGATCCTGAG GGCTGTAATGAAGGAGCTGCTCAATGTGTGGTTCAAGCTATATTTTCTCCTGCTTTTCACATATCTAAGATTACTGGAGGAGAAATTCCTGATGGAG TTTCAAACGGAGTTGGTCTTCCTTCTGAAGTTTCATCTATATATCTTGCAATGAAGAACTCAAAactggaatgtgttgatgagcaTGGTCAAGATTCTATGTCGACTGATGtttacatggaggaggaggatcacgAGGAGTTTGATGACTTTGACCCTTATCTATTTATAAAGAACCTGCCAGAGTTGTCATCAGTAGTCCCCACTTTTCGGCCTATGCTGCTACCTAAACAGACACGGAGTTGTCCTCCTACAACTCTTGTTTTGGACCTGGATG aaaCACTGGTGCACTCCACACTTGAACCTTGTGATGATGCGGACTTCACATTTCCTGTCAACTTTAACCTCCAGCAGCACACAGTCTTTGTTCGGTGCCGTCCTTACCTCAGAGATTTCATGGAGAGAGTTTCTAGTCTTTTTGAGATCATAATATTTACTGCTAGCCAAAGCATTTATGCAGAACAGCTTCTAAATGTGCTTGATCCAAAGAGGAGAGTGTTTCGACATCGTGTTTTTCGTGAATCCTGTGTTTTTGTTGAGGGTAACTACCTCAAGGATTTGTCAGTTCTTGGTCGTGATTTGGCACGCGTTATTATAATTGACAACTCTCCCCAG GCATTTGGCTTCCAAGTAGACAATGGTATACCAATTGAGAGCTGGTTTGATGATCGTGCAGATAAAGAATTGCTCTCACTACTTCCATTTTTGGAGAGCTTGGTTGGGGTCGAAGATGTTAGGCCAGTGATTGCAAAGAAATACAATCTTTGGCGGAAAATTGCTTCAGCTGCTTACCCTCCATTGAATTCAAGTAGAGATCCTTTTGAAAGGTAG
- the LOC133680849 gene encoding laccase-17-like: MGVSFLPSPAFLGLLLFSFVTLSLHPKPAVATTRHYKLDVMLQNVTRLCHTKSMVTVNGKFPGPRIVAREGDRLLIKVVNHVQNNISIHWHGIRQLRSGWADGPAYVTQCPIQTGQSYVYNYTIVGQRGTLWWHAHISWLRSTLYGPLIILPKLGTPYPFVKPYKEVPIIFGEWFNADPEAIINQALKTGGGPNVSDAYTINGLPGPLYNCSAKDTFKLKVKPGKIYLLRLINAALNDELFFSIANHTFTVVEADAVYVKPFDTKTLLIAPGQTTNVLLKTKPHHPNAKFFMNARPYVTGQGTFDNSTVAGILEYEESHKTIQSSHSTKRLPLFKPNLPPLNDTSFATNFTSKLRSLANAQFPANVPQKVDRQFFFTVGLGTHSCPQNQTCQGPNGTMFAASVNNVSFAMPTTALLQAHHFGQSKGVYTPDFPINPLTPFNYTGNPPNNTIVSNGTKLVVLPFNTTVELIMQDTSILGAESHPLHLHGFNFFVVGQGFGNFDPNKDPANFNLIDPIERNTVGVPSGGWAAIRFLADNPGVWFMHCHLEVHTSWGLKMAWVVLDGKLPNQKLLPPPADLPRC; this comes from the exons ATGGGCGTTTCTTTTCTTCCATCTCCAGCTTTTTTGGGACTTCTTCTCTTCTCATTCGTCACTTTGTCTCTCCATCCTAAGCCTGCAGTTGCCACTACTAGGCACTACAAACTTGAT GTCATGTTGCAGAATGTGACACGCCTTTGCCACACCAAGAGCATGGTGACAGTCAATGGGAAGTTCCCAGGGCCTCGCATTGTTGCTAGGGAGGGTGACAGACTTCTTATTAAAGTGGTTAACCATGTCCAAAACAATATCTCTATTCACTG GCATGGAATTCGACAGCTTCGAAGTGGATGGGCTGATGGACCAGCATATGTAACTCAGTGCCCTATACAAACTGGACAAAGCTATGTTTATAACTACACCATTGTAGGACAAAGAGGCACTCTTTGGTGGCATGCCCATATATCATGGCTAAGATCAACTCTCTATGGTCCCCTGATCATTCTTCCAAAACTCGGCACTCCTTATCCATTTGTCAAACCTTACAAGGAAGTTCCCATCATCTTTG GAGAGTGGTTCAATGCAGATCCAGAGGCAATCATTAACCAGGCATTGAAAACAGGTGGAGGGCCAAATGTCTCTGATGCCTACACTATTAATGGACTCCCAGGGCCATTATATAACTGCTCTGCCAAAG ATACTTTCAAGCTAAAGGTAAAGCCAGGAAAGATTTACCTTCTTCGCCTGATCAATGCTGCACTCAATGACGAGCTTTTCTTCAGCATAGCAAACCATACATTCACGGTTGTGGAAGCTGATGCTGTGTATGTGAAACCATTTGATACCAAGACGCTTCTCATTGCCCCTGGACAAACCACAAATGTCCTTCTCAAGACCAAACCCCACCACCCAAATGCCAAATTTTTCATGAATGCTAGACCTTACGTGACTGGTCAAGGAACTTTTGATAATTCAACTGTTGCTGGCATTTTAGAATATGAAGAATCGCATAAAACCATTCAATCAAGCCACTCTACTAAAAGACTTCCGCTTTTTAAACCAAATCTACCACCTCTAAATGATACTTCATTTGCTACAAACTTCACTAGCAAACTCCGCAGCTTAGCCAATGCACAATTCCCTGCCAATGTGCCTCAAAAGGTTGACAGACAATTTTTCTTCACAGTAGGCCTTGGAACACATTCATGCCCCCAAAACCAAACCTGCCAGGGACCAAATGGAACAATGTTTGCAGCTTCAGTTAATAACGTGTCATTTGCAATGCCAACCACAGCTCTTCTCCAAGCCCACCATTTTGGTCAATCAAAGGGTGTCTATACTCCTGATTTTCCAATCAACCCACTTACTCCTTTCAATTATACTGGAAATCCGCCGAACAATACCATAGTGAGCAATGGAACAAAGCTAGTAGTGCTCCCTTTCAATACCACTGTGGAGCTCATTATGCAGGACACTAGCATACTTGGTGCAGAGAGCCACCCTCTTCACTTGCATGGCTTCAATTTCTTTGTTGTTGGTCAAGGTTTTGGGAACTTCGATCCAAATAAGGACCCCGCAAATTTCAATCTTATCGACCCCATTGAAAGGAATACTGTTGGTGTGCCCTCTGGAGGGTGGGCTGCTATACGATTTCTAGCAGACAATCCAG GTGTATGGTTCATGCATTGCCATCTAGAAGTGCACACAAGCTGGGGTTTGAAGATGGCTTGGGTTGTCTTGGATGGAAAGCTTCCCAATCAAAAGCTGCTTCCTCCACCTGCTGATCTTCCCAGGTGTTGA
- the LOC133680850 gene encoding NADH dehydrogenase [ubiquinone] 1 alpha subcomplex subunit 13-A, with product MTEAVIRNKPGMASVKDMPILQDGPPPGGFAPVRFARRIPSKGPSAMAIFLAAFGAFSYGMYQVGKGNKIRRALKEEKYAARRAILPLLQAEEDERFVKEWKKYLEYEAEVMKDVPGWKVGESVYNSGRWMPPATGELRPEVW from the exons ATGACGGAGGCAGTGATAAGAAACAAGCCAGGGATGGCAAGCGTGAAGGACATGCCTATCCTTCAAGACGGCCCTCCTCCTGGTGGTTTTGCTCCTGTCCGATTCGCTCGTAGGATCCCCAGCAAAGGTCCTAGTGCTATGGCCATCTTTCTCGCTGCTTTTGGTGCCTTTTCTTATGGCATGTACCAAGTCGGCAAGGGAAACAAGATCCGCAG GGCACTTAAGGAAGAGAAGTATGCTGCACGAAGGGCGATCCTGCCTCTGCTTCAAGCTGAAGAAGATGAAAG ATTCGTCAAGGAGTGGAAGAAGTATCTTGAATACGAGGCAGAAGTAATGAAGGATGTTCCTGGTTGGAAAGTTGGTGAAAGTGTCTATAATTCTGGGAGATGGATGCCCCCAGCAACTGGCGAGCTGCGTCCAGAGGTCTGGTGA